From the genome of Thermaerobacter marianensis DSM 12885:
CCCGCACCGCCGCCTCCACCTGCCGCCGCACCTGGACGGTCAGCGGGTCGTCACCCTCGGCGAGACCCCCCGTGTCGACCAGGGTGAACGCGCGTCCCGCCCAGTCGGTGTCTGCATAGAGCCGGTCACGGGTGACGCCGGGCACGTCGTCCTCGATGGCCAGGCGGCGCTCGATGATCCGGTTGAACAAGGTCGACTTGCCGACGTTGGGCCGGCCGACGATGGCGACGATGGGCTTCACGGCGGTGCCCTCCCCTCCCGCCCGTTTCATCATGCCAGCGGCCCGCAGGCAGCGTCAACGCGAACCGTGACGGCGGGCGCCGGGGCCTCCCCGCCGGGTGCCAACCCTCGGGCCGCCGGGGCGGGTCCGGCGGGGATGCGGCGGGACCTCGCGGGATGCGGCGGGGCCGCGCGGCTACGGCGCCTTCCGCACGGCTTCGACCTGGCCTGCCAGCCGGCTCCACCTGCGGGTCCAGGCCCGGGCCGCCCAGCGCCATTGCCACGGCACCCGCCCTGGCGGGGCAACCTGCCGGTGCGCCCGGTGGCTTGCCCCGTGGCTTGCCCGGTGGCCGCCGGACGGCCCCCCGCCCGGGTGCCCGAAGCCCGCGGCAAACGGCCGGGAGCCCCCCGGCGCGCCGGGGACGAACGCGGCCGCCTCCAGCGACCAGGCCCATGACCTGAGCCACCATGGCTCGCTCTCGCCCACCGGGACGCACCGCAACGCAGGAGCCCCGCCGCCAGAGGAGTCGCCCGGCAGCCGGTCGAGGTAGCCCAGGGTGCGCAGGGCATGGGCTGCCCGGATGGCGAGAACGTCGGGGCCGCCCGCGCCGACGGCCAGCACGGCGCGGCCGGTGGCGTCGGTCCCCACCCGGAGGAGCCGGCCCGTATCCAGGGGGGTGAGGCCGTGCAGCAGCGGCAAGGCCGCCAGCTCCCGGGCGTGGGGCCGCCGCCGGGGATCCAGCCGGCCCAGGTGCAGGTAGGCCGCCACCAGGGCCCGGTGCGGGCTTCCGCCGGCGACGTAGACCACGGCCCCCCGGTGGGGAAGGGCGGCAGGCACGGAGCCGCCCGGGAAGCCACGGGTCCAGGCGGCCCGGGGTGAAAGGCCTGGAGGGGCGGTGCCTCCCGGTGGGATGGCGCCGGCTCGTCCGCGCCGGGTCGATTCCGCTACCATCCGCCGCGCGGCCTCGACCCGCCGAACCAGGTGGGGGAAGGCGGCCTGGACGCCGTGGACCAAGAGGGGCCGCGCCAGCCGGCGCCAGCCCAGCCGGCGGGAGGTGAACCCGGCGATCTTCATGGCCAGGTTGACCTCGGTGAGGACGTTGACGTAGAGCCACTGCGCCGGGTCCCCCGCCAGGGCCAGCAGGCCCAGGCACCAGCGGGCCAGGGCGTCGCCGGCCCCCTCCGCCCCCAGGACGAACAGGCCGCCGGTGTGGGGGGCGCGGCCCATGGGGAGCAGGCGGCCGTGTTCCTCCGTCTCGTTGCGGTCGAAGAAGTCCAGATTGGCCAGCTCGCGGGCCCGTGGCGGCCGTCCGGGATCGAGGAGCCCCTGGTGCAGCGCGGCGGAGACCACCGAGGCGTGGGTGCCGCCGTAGCAGTAGTAGACCACCAGCGGGGGGCCGGTGGTCCCGAGCCGTCGCGGGCCACCGGCCCCCCGCTGGCCGTCCGGGGCGGTGGGGCCGTCCGGTACGGTGGGGGCGTCCGGGGCGGTGGAGCCGCGGGGCCCGGGCGGGGTGGCGAAGGCACGGTGGCCGGTGGGCGGCGGTGATGCCCCCGTTCCCCGGCCGGGCTGGTCCGCGGTGCCCCGCGCGCCACCGGCTCCGGGCGGGACGGCTGCCACGGGAGCCGGCGCCTTCCCTGCGGGAGACGGCCCGTCCCCGCCCGGTCCCCGCCCGCCGCCGGCCGGACCGCCGGGTTCATCCCCGCCCAGCAGCGTCATGGCCGCCGCGGTCAGGGCACCGGCCGCCAGGGCCTCGTAACCCTGGCCGCCCGCCACCGTGACATGGAGGGGTACGGGCGCCCCCGACAGGCCGCCCGCCGCGGCCAGGGTCCAGGCCCACGCGCCCTGGCCGATCACCATCCCGGTGGTGGCCAGCAGCAGGGCGGCCGGTGCCGGCAGCGGGACCAGCGAGGCCACCACGCCGGTGATGACGCCGGCGGACCAGGCAGGCGAAAGCCACGATGGCAAGCTGCCCGGAAGAGCCCGCAACAGCGCGTAGGCCAGCAGGGCCGTCAAGCCCAGCCCGGCCACCGCCCGCCGCCGCTCCGCCCGGTGCAGGCGGTACAACCAGAGCCCGGTGGCCAGCAGGGGGACGCCGGCGCCCCCGGGGCTTACCGCCAGCAGGCCGGTCTCGGCGCCGAGGGACCATACGGGGACGCTGGCCGCCAGCCACGCCAGGCCCCAGGCCGCCAGGCGAACCGGCGGCAGCCCCAGCCGGTGGGCGCCGGGCAGGGCGTTGACGGCCAGCAAGGCGACGGCCAGCGCCAGGAGCCAGGTTCCGGTCAGGGCGACCACCCCCGTGTAAGCATGCCCCGGCCGAACCCGGCGACCCGGCCCGCACGAAGCAAGGAGGGGCGCGCCCCTATAGGGACGCGCCCCCTCGCTGGCTCACCCGTGGGCGGGACCGCCGGCGTCACCTGTCGTGTTCTCAGGCCTGATCGCCGGTTCCCTCGCCCGTCAGGCGGTCGCGGGTCTCCTCCAGCAGGTCGCCGAACATCTCGCCGATGGTGATGCCACCACCGTCGGCCGCGGGCGTGGCGTCTTCTGCCCGGGGCTGGGGCCGCTCCGGCGCCCGCCGGGGCCGGTCGCCCCGGGGCCGCCGCGGCTCCGCCGGCGGCCGCATGCTGAGGCTGATGCGGCGGTCTTCCGGCTGCACCCGCAGGACGCGGACCTCCACCTGCTGGCCCTCCTGGACCACCTCGTCGGGGGATTCGACGCGGTGATCGGCCAGCTGGGAGATGTGCACCAGGCCTTCGACACCGGGCTCCAGCCGCACGAAGGCGCCGAAGGGAACCAGGCGGACCACCGTCCCCTTGACCGTCGCCCCGACGGGGTACCGCTGCTCGGCATCGGCCCAAGGGTCGGGCATGAGCTCCTTCAGGCTGAGGGAGATGCGGCCGCGCTCGCGGTCGACCCTCAGCACCTTGACCTGGATGGTGTCCCCTTCCTTGAGCAGGTCGCGGGGATGGTCGATCCGGCCCCAGTGCATCTCCGACACGTGGAGCAAGCCGTCCACGCCGCCCAGGTCGATGAAGGCGCCGAAGTCCGTCAGGCCCTTGACCACGCCGGTGCGGACCTGGCCCTCCTCCAGGCTGGCCAGGGTCTCCTCCGCCCGGCGGCGCGCCTCTTCCTCCAGCAGTTCCTTGCGGGAGAGGATGACCCGCCGCTTGTTGCGGTCGAACTCGATGATCTTGGCCCGTACGGTGGTGCCCACGTAGTGGCTCAGGTCGGCCACGTAGCCCCGCTCCACATGGGAGGCGGGCATGAAGGCCCGCACACCGGCGTCGCAGACCAGGCCGCCCTTGACCTGTTCGACGACGGGCACCTCGATGGGCTCGCCCGCCTCGTAGGCCCGGCGCAGGGCATCCCAGGCCTCGCGCTCCACCGCCCGGCGGTGGGAGAGCAGCAGCCCGCCCTCGCCCTTGTCGGTGAAGCCCAGCACCACCACGGGGATCTCCTGGCCGACGTGGTAGACCTCGTCCGGTTGCTTGCCACCCAACAGCCGCAACTCGTTGCGGGGGATCGTGCCGTCGGACTTGTGGCCCACGTCCACCAGGACGTGATCGTCGGCCACCTGGACTACGGTACCCGTCACCACCTGGCCACGGCTGAGGCGGGTCGGCGCCAGTTGCTCGTCCATGGCAGCCCGGGCCTCGACGGCGGTACCGCCGGCCGCCGCACCGGCGGTGGCGGCGGGCTGGGTGCCGGCACCGGCCGCAACGGCCGCCTCAGGGGCTCCGGCGGCACCGGCGCCTTCAGCCTCCGCGGATTCGCCCGCTTCCGGCTTGCCCGCGGCTTCGCCGGCTTCCGTACCGGCGGCCTGGGCGGTCGCGGTCACGCCCTGGGCGTCACCAGGCGCCGCGTCGCCACCGGCACCGGTACTGCCGGCCTCCACCGGCTCGCCGCCCGTGGCGGACTCCGCCGCCGCGCCGGTGGCGGTACCGGCTGCCGGTTCCGTGCCGCCCGGTTCACCCTCGGGCTGGCCCGCGGGGCGGTCGGCTCCTTCGGTCTCGGCGACGCCGGCTTCCCGTTCCTTGGCGGCTTCGGCGGATTCCTCCCCTTCCTGCTGGAGCTGCGCCAGGGCTTCCGTGGCCCCCGCGGCGGCCTCGGCCGCGGCGGGGCTCAGGGTGTGGTCCGGTGCGGCCGGCTTCACCTCCTGTTCGGGCGCGGCGCCAGGAGCCTGCTCCTCCCGGTCTGCCGCCTGCGGATCGCGGATCTCGTCCATGCCTCGACACGACCCCCTTCGAGCGGCTTAACCTGCAGGGATACGGCGCCGCCCCTGCCTCCCCGGAGCCGGTTCTTCGGCCAGCAGCGCCGCGATGGCCTTGCGCATCCTGTCCGCCACCGCTTCGATGGACCCCTCCCCTCCGCCCCTCTCCACCCGGAAAGGGGTGCCGATGCGCACCCGGACCGGCCGGCCCAGCTTGTATGGGCCGATGATGGCCACGGGCAGCACCGGCGCGCCGGACTTCACCGCCAAAAGAGCGGCCCCCGGCTCAAAGGGCCGCAGGGGACCCCGGCTCCGGGTACCCTCCGGAAACAGGCCCACCACCCGGCCTTGTTCCAGGAGTTCCAGGGCCTGGCGCAGGGCCCACCGGTCGGGCTGCCCGCGGCGGACGGGAAAGGCTCCCAGCCGCCGCAGGACCCAGGCCGCCAGCGGGTTTCGGAACAGTTCCTGCTTGGCCATAAAATGTACGTTCCTCGGCAAGACGGTGCCCACCAGGGGCGGATCCAACCAGCTGAAGTGGTTGGCGATCACCAGCAACGGGCCGCCCGCAGGCACGTTCTCCACACCGCGGACATCCCAGCGGTACCCCAGGGCGAAGAGCAGCTGGAACAGGACCTTGCCGACGCGATAGAGCACCTACTCGCCCTCCCGGCAGTACCGCAGGATCTCCTCCACCACGGCGTCGACGGTTCGGCCCGTGGTGTCGATCTCGATGGCGTCGGCGGCCCGCTGCAGAGGCGCGGCCGTTCGCGTCATGTCCTGGCGGTCCCGCTGTCGCAGCGCTTCCATCACCTGGTCCAACGTGACCGCATGACCCGCCGCCACCAGCTCGCGATAGCGCCGGCGGGCCCGTTCCTCGGGAGACGCGGTCAGGAACACCTTGAGGTCCGCGTCCGGGGCCACGTGGGTACCGGTGTCCCGGCCCTCCAGCACGACCCGGCCGCGGCGGGCCAGGGCCCGCTGGACCTCCAGCAGCCGTTCCCGCACCTCGGGGATGGCGGCCACCTGGGAGACCGCCAGGTCGACCCCGGGTTCCCGCAGGTGGGCCGTGACGTCCACCCCGTCGAGAACGACCTGCGGGGCCCCCTCGGGCCCCGTTGCCAGCGCGATGTCCGTTTCCTGAGCGAGCTGCGCCACGCGCTGACGGTCCGCCGGATCGATGCCGCACCGCAGGACCTTCAGCGTCATGGCGCGGTACATGGCGCCGGTATCGACGTACAGGTAACCCAGGGCCGTGGCCACGCGCCGGGCGACGGTGCTCTTCCCTGCACCGGCCGGCCCGTCAATGGCAATCACGCGTTTCAACGAGACCGGTTCCTCCCGATTCTTCGACACAGCGGGCTGGATTCCTTGTTTCTGGATCGCCGCCCGCAATTATACCACGGAACGGCCGGCCGGGCCGCTGCGTTGGGTGCGGCCGGGTCCCGGGGCCCGGCGCTCCGGTGCAGGGGGCCGGCCCAAGGCCCGCCGGACGGCCGCCCGTACCGCGGCGGGTTCATCCCCGTGCGCCGCCCCGTCGCCGCTCAGGGACGCCGCCAATCCACCTCGATGCCGGTCTCCCGGCGGCCCGCGTGCCACCGGGTCCCCGGCTGCGGGCCGTCGATGGGGCCCGTGGCGTGGGTGAGGACGACCTCGGCGGCGCCGGCCGTCCCCGCCGCCCGCACGGCCAGGCGATCGGCCGGACGCACCGCCACCGCCCGGGCCCGGCCCGGGGCGAGGCGCGCCAGCTCGGCGCCGTTGTAGATCAGCACCGCCTCCGCGGGTCCCCGGTTTTCCAGGGTCAGGACGGCTTCCCATGCCGGGAGGAACGGACCGGGGCTCGTCGATCCGGTCGGATCCAGGGTGCCCGCAGCCGGCAGGTACCCCCAGTCCTCCAGGACCCGGCCGTAGGTATCGTAGGCCAGCTGGCCGCGACCCGTTACGAAGGACTGGACCACCACCAGGGCCACCAGGCCCGCCACGACGGCCCGGACCAGCAGGTCTTGATTGGTCGCCAGCCGCCGCGGCCAGCCCGGCGGCACGGTGGTGCCCCCGGATGGGCGACGGCCGGCCGCGGTCCCGGCGGCCGGTTCATCCCCAGCGCCACCGGCAGCAGCGGAGGGCTCGCCCGCCCGGAGCCCGAATCCCCTCTGCCCGCCCGCTTCGTCCACGGTGCCACCTCCCCCCGGAGGGCCGGGCGGTGACCGGCCCTCCGGGGGAGTCTATGCGGACGGGTGCCCGGCCTTGTAGGCGAACGGCGACCCACCCCGGCCGGCGGCTGCGCCGAACCGTGGCGGAACAACAAAAGGGGCGCCCCGCCGGCTCCCCGGACGAACCCTTCTCCCTCGCCGCCGCCCGCCGGCCGGCCGTGATGCCCGGTGGCGGCGAGGCGTGTTCCGCCCGCGTGCTGCCGGCAGCGCCCCCGTCCCCCGGGCCGGCGGCACCGGCCGTCCCGGCAGGATCAGCCGATCTCGTACGCCTCAATGGGCACCAGGCGGTCGAACACCGCCGGGTTGCCCACGTAGACGCACGCCTCGACCGGTCCCTCGGCGGTCTCGACCCGGACGGTGCGGCGGAAATAGTACGGCGGATCCTCGTCGGCGCCCTCGTAGTGGTCCAGGTAGCTCAGGTCCGCCTCCTCGATGGTCCACAACACGCCCTGGACCCGGTGGCCGGGCGCCGGCAGGATGACCGGGTAGCCCCGGCCCGTGTCGTAGAGGCGATACCCCTCCAGGGTCGCGGCCACCGGTTCGTCCAGCCGGCGCCCGACCAGCGCCTCGATGCGCCCGCGGCGACGCAGGGTTCCGTAGGCGAAGAGCTTCACGGGGTCTCCTCCCTGGCCTCGTCCCGTTCGTCCAGCAGCCCCCGCTGGCGCAAAGCGGCGGCCAGCTGGCCGTGGAGCCGGGCAATGGTCCCGTACAGCCGGTTCTCCTTCGGGTCGTAGCTTCCTCCCAGGGTGGCGATCTCGCCCAG
Proteins encoded in this window:
- the rpsA gene encoding 30S ribosomal protein S1 yields the protein MDEIRDPQAADREEQAPGAAPEQEVKPAAPDHTLSPAAAEAAAGATEALAQLQQEGEESAEAAKEREAGVAETEGADRPAGQPEGEPGGTEPAAGTATGAAAESATGGEPVEAGSTGAGGDAAPGDAQGVTATAQAAGTEAGEAAGKPEAGESAEAEGAGAAGAPEAAVAAGAGTQPAATAGAAAGGTAVEARAAMDEQLAPTRLSRGQVVTGTVVQVADDHVLVDVGHKSDGTIPRNELRLLGGKQPDEVYHVGQEIPVVVLGFTDKGEGGLLLSHRRAVEREAWDALRRAYEAGEPIEVPVVEQVKGGLVCDAGVRAFMPASHVERGYVADLSHYVGTTVRAKIIEFDRNKRRVILSRKELLEEEARRRAEETLASLEEGQVRTGVVKGLTDFGAFIDLGGVDGLLHVSEMHWGRIDHPRDLLKEGDTIQVKVLRVDRERGRISLSLKELMPDPWADAEQRYPVGATVKGTVVRLVPFGAFVRLEPGVEGLVHISQLADHRVESPDEVVQEGQQVEVRVLRVQPEDRRISLSMRPPAEPRRPRGDRPRRAPERPQPRAEDATPAADGGGITIGEMFGDLLEETRDRLTGEGTGDQA
- the cmk gene encoding (d)CMP kinase — encoded protein: MKRVIAIDGPAGAGKSTVARRVATALGYLYVDTGAMYRAMTLKVLRCGIDPADRQRVAQLAQETDIALATGPEGAPQVVLDGVDVTAHLREPGVDLAVSQVAAIPEVRERLLEVQRALARRGRVVLEGRDTGTHVAPDADLKVFLTASPEERARRRYRELVAAGHAVTLDQVMEALRQRDRQDMTRTAAPLQRAADAIEIDTTGRTVDAVVEEILRYCREGE
- a CDS encoding DUF3189 family protein, yielding MVALTGTWLLALAVALLAVNALPGAHRLGLPPVRLAAWGLAWLAASVPVWSLGAETGLLAVSPGGAGVPLLATGLWLYRLHRAERRRAVAGLGLTALLAYALLRALPGSLPSWLSPAWSAGVITGVVASLVPLPAPAALLLATTGMVIGQGAWAWTLAAAGGLSGAPVPLHVTVAGGQGYEALAAGALTAAAMTLLGGDEPGGPAGGGRGPGGDGPSPAGKAPAPVAAVPPGAGGARGTADQPGRGTGASPPPTGHRAFATPPGPRGSTAPDAPTVPDGPTAPDGQRGAGGPRRLGTTGPPLVVYYCYGGTHASVVSAALHQGLLDPGRPPRARELANLDFFDRNETEEHGRLLPMGRAPHTGGLFVLGAEGAGDALARWCLGLLALAGDPAQWLYVNVLTEVNLAMKIAGFTSRRLGWRRLARPLLVHGVQAAFPHLVRRVEAARRMVAESTRRGRAGAIPPGGTAPPGLSPRAAWTRGFPGGSVPAALPHRGAVVYVAGGSPHRALVAAYLHLGRLDPRRRPHARELAALPLLHGLTPLDTGRLLRVGTDATGRAVLAVGAGGPDVLAIRAAHALRTLGYLDRLPGDSSGGGAPALRCVPVGESEPWWLRSWAWSLEAAAFVPGAPGGSRPFAAGFGHPGGGPSGGHRASHGASHRAHRQVAPPGRVPWQWRWAARAWTRRWSRLAGQVEAVRKAP
- a CDS encoding lysophospholipid acyltransferase family protein, which produces MLYRVGKVLFQLLFALGYRWDVRGVENVPAGGPLLVIANHFSWLDPPLVGTVLPRNVHFMAKQELFRNPLAAWVLRRLGAFPVRRGQPDRWALRQALELLEQGRVVGLFPEGTRSRGPLRPFEPGAALLAVKSGAPVLPVAIIGPYKLGRPVRVRIGTPFRVERGGGEGSIEAVADRMRKAIAALLAEEPAPGRQGRRRIPAG
- a CDS encoding gamma-glutamylcyclotransferase family protein, which encodes MKLFAYGTLRRRGRIEALVGRRLDEPVAATLEGYRLYDTGRGYPVILPAPGHRVQGVLWTIEEADLSYLDHYEGADEDPPYYFRRTVRVETAEGPVEACVYVGNPAVFDRLVPIEAYEIG